The genomic DNA TCGAGCGCGAGCTCATCAACAACCAGATCACCGGCACCCATACCTTCGGCGAATACGACGACCTGAAGATCGAATGGCGTGGTGCCATCGCCCGTGCCACCCGCGATGCCCCCTACGAGACCGGCATCCGCTACGAGCTCGTCGATGGCTACTGGTCGCATGACGGCACCCGCGTGCAGAACCACCTGCGCTTCAGCAACGTCGAGGACGAGGTCGCCAGCGGTGGCGTCGACGTGAGCTGGCGCCTGCCGGTGGAGCGTGACATCACCGTATCCGGCGGCGTGGCCTATTCCGACAACGACCGCAATGCGGAGAACCGCGAGTTCCGCCTGCTGGCGCTGGATGGGCCGCTGCCGCACTACAACCGCTACCAGCGCGTGGACTACCTGTTCTCCGACTACAACCTCAGCAACGACCTGCTGCGGTTGCGCGAGGTCACCGGCAATTCCGGCGACGCCGCGTACGACGCGACCCTCAAGGTCATGGCGGGCTACCTGCAGGCCGAGGCGGAGCTCACCCCGCACGTGCGTGCCACCGCTGGCGTGCGCTACGAGGACGCCACGCAGGCGGTCCATACCTACGACATCTTCAGCGGCGAACGCCAGGGCGGCGTCGACCCGCTGCGCAACAGCTACGTCCTGCCCACCGCCACCGTGACCTGGAACTTCTCGGAGAACCAGCAGATCCGCTTCGGCGCCTCGAAGACCATCGCCCGGCCGCAGTTCCGCGAACTCTCGCCGTTGCAATACCTCGACCCGGACAATGACCGCATCTTCTACGGCAACCCGTACCTCGTCGACAGCGAACTGCTGAACCTCGACGCACGCTACGAGTGGTTCTTCGGATCCGGCGAGTACTTCACGCTCGGCGCGTTCTACAAGGACATCGACAAGCCGATCGAGAGCAACGTGAACGACGCGCCGGGCGGCGGCATCCTGCAAAGCTTCCTCAATGCACCCTCGGCGACGCTGTACGGGGCCGAGATCGAGGCGAAGAAGTACGTGGAACTGCCGATCGACGCCAACTGGTGGGGCGACAAGCGCCTGTACGTGGCGGCCAACTACACCTGGTCGAATTCGGAAGTGCAGGTGGAGGCCGGCGATACCGTGCATCCGTACGGATTCCTGGCGCCGCAGGATGCCACCCTGTTCGTCCGCGACGGTAGCGTGATGCAGGGCCAGTCGGACCATATCGGCAACCTGCAACTGGGCGTCGAGAGCGAGAGCAGCCGCACGCGGGCCACCCTCATCGCCAACTACGTGGGTGAGCGCGTCAGTGCGCGCGGCCGGCCGGGGCAGCCCGACTACATGGAGAAGCCGGGTGTTTCGCTCGACCTGGTGCTGCGCCAGGGCTTCAGCCTCGGCGACAACGAGATGACGCTCGGCTTCAGCGCCCGCAACATCCTCGACGCCGACCATCGCGAGTACCAGGAAGGCGGCGAGCGGATCGACATCTACCGCTACAGCCCGGGCGTGTCCTACACACTGAGCCTGTCCGCTTCCTTCTGATCGACGCGCTCGTTTCCGGCCCCGTTCCCGCCTGCGGGAGCGGGGCCGGTTGCGTTCCAGGGGAGCGTTGCCGCGACGAGCCGGAGCCCAAGGAAGGCGACAACGAAGACGACTCTCGTCGAATATGGCAGCTGAAGCCTGACTGTCACAAATCGGTCTCAAACTGGCCGTATCCCCGCCAGACCGTCACAGTCCGTGCATAACGCGCTTCGACGCCCCCTGTTGCGCTCCTTCCGCAACGGCGCACGTTCCGGCGGCTCTCCCGCGTCCGGCGCGACATTGCGCGCGGGCGTGGAACTGTTGTTGGTCGCGCTGCTTGCGCTGCAGGCCGCACGCCTGGGCTGGCTGCTGCTGGCGCCAGCGGGGCCGCTGGTTGCCGATGACAGTGTCGTGGCAGCGCCCGCCCCGGTGCCGCCTGCACTGGCGCTGTCATCCGATCCCTTCCATCCCGCCGCCGGTCGTCACGGCGTCGCAGCCGCGGATGTCTCCGGGCTGCGTCTGCACGGCGTGCGGATGGCGGGGACCGGGAGCTCCGCGATCCTCTCGTCCGCCGACGCACCGCAGGCGGCATTCCGCACCGGCGACAGCGTCGCGCCCGGGGTCGTTCTTCATGCGGTCGCATCCGATCACGTGATCCTGCGCACCGGCGCGGGCGAACGTCGCCTCGCGCTGGAAGCCGCACCCGCATCGACCGCGACCGCGGTCGCGCCCACGCGCACCGTCGGCACGACGGCGGCCCCGTCTGGGGCACCCATCGACCCCGCTGCGCTGGTCGCCCAGGCCGGCTTCAGCGCGCGGGTGGAGAACGGAAAGATCACCGGGTACACCCTGATCCCGCGCGGCGACGGCACGGTGCTGCGCCAGGCGGGCCTGGAAGCGGGCGACGTGCTGCTGGCGCTCAACGGCAACCCGCTGACGCCCGAGCGGATCGCGGAACTGGAACCCGAACTTGCACGCGGGGAGGCCAGGCTCACCGTCCAGCGTGGCGGACAGACGCGCACACTCACCTTGCGGACGGCCTTGCCTTGACCTACCGACTCCACTCCGTCTCCCTTGCCGTCGCGCTCGCCCTGGCCACGGCCCTTCCCCTGGCCGCGCAGGACGGCGCCACGCGCGCGCCGGCGCTGCACGTGCAGAACGCCGACATCCGCGCCTTCATCCAGGACGTCGCGCGTGCCACCGGCACGACGTTCCTGGTGGATCCCGCCGTGCAGGGCACCATCACCCTGTCCAACGAGGAACCGCTGACGGAGCCCGAGCTGCTGGGAATCCTGGTGGCCACGCTGCGCGCGAACGGCCTGATCGCGGTGCCCAGCGGATCCGGTGTGTACCGGGTGGTCCCGGACGACACCGCCGCGCAGCAGCCCGGTGCCGTCGCGGCCGGCGGCGCCGGCGGGTTCTCCACCCAGGTATTCCAGCTGCGCCACGTCGATGCGCAGGCGGCGGTGGAAACCGTACGCCCGCTGGTCGGGCGTGGCGGCGTGGTGCTGGCCACCCCCCAGGGAAACAACCTGCTCGTCGCCGACTACACCGACAACCTGCGCCGCCTGCGCGGGCTGATCGCGCAGATCGACCAGGACCGCGCGCAGGTTGAGGCGGTGAGCCTGCGCAACAGTTCCGCACGCGAGATCGCCCAGGTCGTCGACAACCTCTATGGCGGCCAGCGCCGCGGCGGCGTGCTCACGGTGGTGCCGGTCGAAAGCAGCAACGCGGTGCTGTTGCGCGGGGATGCCGCACTGGTGCAGACCGTGCGCCGCGTGGTCGAGGACCTCGACCGGCGCGCCGAGAACAGCGGCGACGTGCGGGTCATCCGCCTGCAGCATGCCAATGCCGAAGACCTGCTGCCGGTGCTGCAACAGGTGGTCGGGACACCCGATGCCGGCAACGCGAGGCAGGCCGGCGGCACGGCAGGCGCGCTGCAGCAGCGCCTGTCGACGCCCGCCGCCGACGTGGGAAGCCTGGCCGGAGGTGCCGCCTTCTCCGCGCCTGTCGCCGACGGCGCCGCCGCGCCGCTTGCGGCGTCGGTGATGGTGGCACCGGGCCGGCGCGCGACCATCGCCCGCTATCCGGGCGCCAACGCGATCATCATCAACGCCGATCCGGAAACCCAGCGGATGCTGGTCGACGTGATCACCCAGCTCGAC from Luteimonas sp. YGD11-2 includes the following:
- the gspD gene encoding type II secretion system secretin GspD — encoded protein: MTYRLHSVSLAVALALATALPLAAQDGATRAPALHVQNADIRAFIQDVARATGTTFLVDPAVQGTITLSNEEPLTEPELLGILVATLRANGLIAVPSGSGVYRVVPDDTAAQQPGAVAAGGAGGFSTQVFQLRHVDAQAAVETVRPLVGRGGVVLATPQGNNLLVADYTDNLRRLRGLIAQIDQDRAQVEAVSLRNSSAREIAQVVDNLYGGQRRGGVLTVVPVESSNAVLLRGDAALVQTVRRVVEDLDRRAENSGDVRVIRLQHANAEDLLPVLQQVVGTPDAGNARQAGGTAGALQQRLSTPAADVGSLAGGAAFSAPVADGAAAPLAASVMVAPGRRATIARYPGANAIIINADPETQRMLVDVITQLDVRREQVLVEALVVEISDEAARRLGAQLLVAGRDGNIPLGYTNFPGGAPSIGALAAAAARVREGDTDSPVVRNAVNSLLGYNGGLMGLAGNTGSAMFGLIIDAVRSDTSSNLLSTPSILTLDNEEARILVGQEIPVTTGEVLGDANTNPFRTIQRQDVGIQLVVRPQINAGGGITLALRQEVSSVAGPVSETFNELVLSKREIETRVLADDGAIVVLGGLLDQNDRNTVNKVPVLGDIPGLGALFRSTARERNKTNLMVFIRPTIVRDAAQAQAVTAPRYDYMRARQLDSGGTSADGRTMLDTLVRDYFGTTPPVMPPPALAPVPATTDDAQP
- a CDS encoding type II secretion system protein N: MELLLVALLALQAARLGWLLLAPAGPLVADDSVVAAPAPVPPALALSSDPFHPAAGRHGVAAADVSGLRLHGVRMAGTGSSAILSSADAPQAAFRTGDSVAPGVVLHAVASDHVILRTGAGERRLALEAAPASTATAVAPTRTVGTTAAPSGAPIDPAALVAQAGFSARVENGKITGYTLIPRGDGTVLRQAGLEAGDVLLALNGNPLTPERIAELEPELARGEARLTVQRGGQTRTLTLRTALP
- a CDS encoding TonB-dependent receptor; protein product: MKHIPTRNRLVRRHLPLAISALLAPWAAHAQDAPPASPTQLDAVQVRGEYIPEPMLQTSEVASFITREDFERTGDSDAAAALTRVTGLSLVRGKFVYVRGLGERYSSALFNGSPLPSPEPLQRVVPLDLFPSEVLQSVTVQKTYSARYPGEFGGGVIDLQSLTVPDEPFLNLSIGSGGNSVTTFEKGLTYFGSDDDFWGYDDGTRKMPSALSEAIGTGRRVDLGSFEREDIRRIGRSLQNANVRLLQEKDSIDPDLSFGGSAGYSLDMGDDGRLGFVAVAGFDNQWRTRFGVQRDPVFVDDAVQYNSDYDFLSTTNNAKVNVLLGAGWENGGHRIGLTTLYVHDTLKEARSRSGFDNLAGFQVRDDYTEWFERELINNQITGTHTFGEYDDLKIEWRGAIARATRDAPYETGIRYELVDGYWSHDGTRVQNHLRFSNVEDEVASGGVDVSWRLPVERDITVSGGVAYSDNDRNAENREFRLLALDGPLPHYNRYQRVDYLFSDYNLSNDLLRLREVTGNSGDAAYDATLKVMAGYLQAEAELTPHVRATAGVRYEDATQAVHTYDIFSGERQGGVDPLRNSYVLPTATVTWNFSENQQIRFGASKTIARPQFRELSPLQYLDPDNDRIFYGNPYLVDSELLNLDARYEWFFGSGEYFTLGAFYKDIDKPIESNVNDAPGGGILQSFLNAPSATLYGAEIEAKKYVELPIDANWWGDKRLYVAANYTWSNSEVQVEAGDTVHPYGFLAPQDATLFVRDGSVMQGQSDHIGNLQLGVESESSRTRATLIANYVGERVSARGRPGQPDYMEKPGVSLDLVLRQGFSLGDNEMTLGFSARNILDADHREYQEGGERIDIYRYSPGVSYTLSLSASF